The stretch of DNA AAAATTCTATGAGGTACACAGCGAGCGTCCTTTTTATGGCGAATTGGTGGAGTACATGAGCTCAGGACCTATTGTTGCTGCCATTTTGGAGAAAGAGAATGCGGTGGCCGATTTCAGAACACTTATTGGTGCTACTGACCCAGCTGAAGCTGCTGAAGGAACCATCCGTGCTGCATTTGCAGAAAGCAAAGCAAAGAATGCGGTTCATGGATCGGACAGCGATGAGAATGCGGAGATTGAAGGAAACTTTTTCTTCTCTCAGTTTGAGCGTCCATAGTATGTTGATGCGGTAAAACGCAAGACCTTGAATTGAAAAGGCCAGAAACGAATGTTCGTTTCTGGCCTTTTTGCATTAATGCGATTGAGCGGAAAAGGGAAATTGATGCTGGCGGTAAAGGAATTCCATCTTACAGTAAGGAAATTGAATCTTACATCGTGGAAATGGCATCTTACAGTAAGGAAATCGAATCTGGCAGGATGGAAATTCGGTTTTGGCGTGAAAGAAATTGAATCTTAGACAACGGAAACTCCATCTTACATGAACGAAATCGAATCTTACTGAGAAGAAATTCAATCTTACAGTTGG from Flavobacteriales bacterium encodes:
- a CDS encoding nucleoside-diphosphate kinase, which produces MATNRTFTMVKPDAVEKNYIGGILAKINDAGFRIVAMKYTRLTAAQAGKFYEVHSERPFYGELVEYMSSGPIVAAILEKENAVADFRTLIGATDPAEAAEGTIRAAFAESKAKNAVHGSDSDENAEIEGNFFFSQFERP